A region of the Mesoterricola sediminis genome:
GAGCCGTTCTTCAGCCTGATGCGCCTCTCGCTCTGGGCCGCCGCCTTCCTCGCGGCCCCCGCGGTGCTCCTCCAGGTCTGGGGCTTCATCAGCCCCGCCCTGCGCACCCGGGAGCGCCGGCTGATGATCCCCTTCCTGGCGGCGACCTCGGGCATGTTCGCCCTCGGGCTGGCGTTCGCCTACACCCAGGCCTTCAAGTTCCTGGGCGACATCCTCTTCCAGGAGGCCCAGGGGGCCGGCCTTCGGGCCAACCTCCACATGGAGGCCTACCTTGATCTGTTCATCTCCACCCTGGCCATCACGGGCCTCATGTTCGAACTGCCCGTGCTGGTGTTCTTCCTGGCGCGCTTCCGCATCCTCACGGCCCGGGGCATGTTGAAGTACTGGCGCCACGCCACGATCGGGATCCTGGTGGCCTCGGCGTTCTTCACGCCCGGGGACGTGATCCTGACGACGATCTTCTTCAGCGTGGTCCTGCTGGGCCTCTACGCGGTCTCCGTGGCCGTCGCATGGGTGGCCGAGCCCAGGAGCTGATCCGGCTATTGGCCGGCGACCATGCCCGCGCGGCTGTTGCGGTAGTCGGTGGGCGTCTGCCCCACGACCCGCCGGAAGGCCTTGGCGAAGTACGAGGGATCCTCGTAGCCCAGGTCCAGGGCGATGGCCTGGATGGAATCCGTGCCGTGGGCGAGGCGCCGGCGGGCCTCGATCATGCGGCGCTCCTCCAGCGCGGCGTGCGGGGACTTGCCCAGAATCCGCTGGCAGATGCCGCCCAGCCGGCGCTGGGAGCACCGCAGTTCGTGGGCGAACCGGGTCATCTCCCAGTGGGAGCGGTAGGCCTCGTCCATGAGGCGGGTGAAGCGCTGGAAGAGGAGGTGATCGGCCTGGGAGAGGCTGGCCTCCGCGGGCCGCTGCCGCTGGCAGGCCTGGTGCAGGAGCTGGAGGAAGGCCGCCACCAGGTGGAACTGGGCCGTGGGGCAGAAGGTGCTGGCGTCCGAGGATCCCTCGTGCAGGATCTTGACGATGGCGCAGAGGCGGTCCGCGACGCCCGGGCTGGCCAGGGCCACCCCTCCGGGCGGGAAGGCGTTGGTCACCAGGAGGGTGGTGCCGGCCGGCAGGAATTCCTCGGTGAAGCCCAGGGACCACCCTTCCGCGTCGGCGGTGGGGTAGTAGAGGTGGGCCTGGCCCCGGGGCACCACCAGGGCCCAGGGCGCCTGGAACTCCACCGTCTCGCCGTGCATGATCTGGCGCCCGCCCCCGCGCGTGAGCACGAAGACCTGGTGGAAGGGATGCGTGTGCAGGGCCGGTTCGCTGCACTGGAAGCGCAGGTTCCGGACTTCGGTCACGGGGAAGATGGAGAGGGAGGCGTTCGGCATGGTCAGGTGGTATGACCAAATTATCATGAGTTCAAATCTTTCGCGATAAAAAGATCGATTGCTCCCAAACCCGCATGGCGGGCCGCGGGGCCCTGCTATCCTGGAGGAGATGGAGGTGAGCATGGCCGAAACAGCCGCCGCGCCCGCAGCTGCCGAGAAACAGGACGTTCCCAAGCAGGTCTGCCAGAAGTGCCGCAACAGCTATACCCTGGACGCGTTCAACCACGGCGTGGAAGGGCAGGCGTGCGTCTGCCGCCGCTGCCTGGTGGCGATGGGGTACAAGGTCTAGCCGTGGATCAAACCCTGCAGGATACCGCCGCCATCCTCGACAAGGCGATGGGGGGCGGGCGCATCGACGAGGCGGAGGCCCTCCACCTCCTGGAATACGCCAGTCTGCCCGACCTCGCCGCGGCGGCCACCGCCGTCCGCGACCGCCACAATGATCCGGGGCGGGTGAGCTACGTCATCGACCGCAACGTCAACTACACCGATGTGTGCAACGTCTACTGCACCTTCTGTGCCTTCTACCACAAGCCCGGCAACGCCAACGGCTATGTCCTGACCTGGGAGCAGCTCAAGCGCAAGGCCGAGGAGACGAAGGCCGTGGGGGGCACCGGCTTCCTCCTCCAGGGGGGCGTCAACCCCGATCTCCCCTGGTCGTACTATCTGGAACTGGTGGGCTTCCTCAAGGACCTGGGCATCTGGGTGCACGGGTTCAGCCCGGTGGAGATCCAGATGATGGCCAGGCTGAGCGGCCAGAGCCTGGAGAAGACCCTCCAGGACCTGCGCGCGGCGGGCCTGGGCAGCATCCCCGGCGGCGGCGCCGAGATCCTGGTGGACCGGGTCCGCCGGAAGATCGCCCCCCTCAAGGGCGGCCCCGAGCGCTGGCTGGAGGTCATGGAGGCCGCCCACGCCATCGGCATGAAGACCACGGGCACCATGATGTTCGGCATCACCGAGACCCTGGCGGAGCGGGTGGAGCACTTCCGCGTCCTCCGGGCCCAGCAGGACCGGGCCCTGGCCCGGGCCAACGGGGGCGGGCACACCGCCTTCGCCGCCTGGCCTTTCCAGAGCGGGCACACCGTCTGGGAGGGCAAGGTGCCCCGGCCCACGGACGCCGAGTACCTGCGCACCATCGCGGTGGCGCGCATCTACCTGGACAACATCCCCCACGTGCAGAGCTCCTGGGTGACCATGGGCCGCAAGACGGGCCAGATGGCCCTCCACTACGGCTGCGACGACATGGGCAGCCTCATGCTCGAAGAGAACGTGGTCTCGGCCGCGGGCACCTGCTATTCGGTGAACCGGGACGAGATGGAGCGCATGGTCCGCGGCGCGGGCTACGCGCCCTGGCAGCGGGACAACATCTACCGGCCCGTGGGCTGAGGGGGACGCGCCATGCGGATGCGGTTGGCGATCGGCCTCTTGGCCTCCATGTGCCTGGTTGCGGGCAAACCTCCGACCAAGCAAGTGCGGCCCGCCCGGTCCACCTCGCCGGTCCTGAAGGCGGATCCGACCGTCGCCCTGCCGGGGGCGGCCGGGGAACGCCTGGATCCGGCGACGGGGCGGGGCAGGGCCATCGGCCCCTTCGGGGAATCCCGGACGGACTTCCAGGCCACCCTCATGCCGAACGGGCGGGTGCTCGTCACCGGCGGGTCCACCCGCACCGCCACCTCGGAGTGGTTCGACCCCGCCACGGGGCGCTTCACGGCGGGTCCGGCCCTCACCCGGCCCCGCCAGGGCCACCGGGCCCTCGCGACCCGGGACGGCCGGCTGATCCTCCTCGGGGGCACGGATCCCGCGGCCCCGGCCGAGGTGCTCGACCCCGGAGCGTCCGCCTTCAAGGCCATTCCCGGCGCGGTGTTCGGGGTCAGCGCCGAGGCGGTGGACCTGGACGAGGGGCGGGTGCTGCTCATCGACGGCCAGTCCGGCGCCATCCACGCGTGGGACGGCCGGAAGGCCACCTCCCAGAAAGGGACCCTCGCGCGCCCGCGCTCCTTCTTCCGGGCCCTGCGCCTGAAGGACGGCAAGGTGGCCATCCTGGGCGGCTGGCCTTCGGACGCCCGGGTTCGCGGGCGCCGGCCCGCCCCGGGGACGGACCTGCCCGTGGAGGTCTTCAATCCCCGCTGGTCCACCCTGTCCACCTGGTCCAGGCTGCCCCGGCCCCGGGCGCGCCACCAGGCGACACTCCTGGAGGACGGCCGCATCTGCCTCTTCGGGGGCGTGGGCGCCGACGGGGAGACCCCGGTGGCCGAGCGGGAGCTCCTGGACCCGGTCCGGGAGACCGTCACGCCGGCCGGGACCCTGGAGGGGAACGGCTTCCCCGCCTGGGCCGAGGCCGCCGGCGGCGGCGCCTGGTTCCTGCCCGAGGCCGGGCGCCAGGTGCTGCGCTGCGCCGGCCCCCTCGATCTGCCCGGGGGCAAGCCCGCCGGGCGCCTCGCCAACGGCTACCTGGGCGGCATCCTGGTGCCCCTTCCGGACGGCACCCTCCTCGTGCTGGGCACCTGCGCCTTCGGCGATCCCATGGACCGCTGGGATCCGCGCACGCGCAGCTGCGCCGTGGCGGGGACCCTCCGGGCGGGAACCCGCGACCTGGGCCTCCTCCCCGACGGCCGCGTCCTGGCGGCCGGGGACGTGGTGGACCTCGTGGACCCGCGCACCGGCGCCCTCACCCCCCTGGGGTGGCGGGAGGACCTGGAGCCGCTGCTCCGCACCCTCCGGCCGGTGCCGGCCCCGCCCGGGCCGCCGCCCTTCGCGGCGGGCCAGGTCCGCGCCGGGGCCGCGGTGGTCGCGCTGGACAAGGGCCGCGCCCTGGTGGCCGGCGGTTCCCAGGACGGCGAGCCATCGGGTAGCCTGGAGATCTGGGATTTCAAGAAAAAGGCCCTGGCCCCCGCCGGATCCGCCAAGATCCGCCGTTCGGCGCCGTCGGCCCTGAAACTCAACGATGGGACCGTGCTGATCTGGGGCGCGGGGAAGGAGTGAGAAGGTGAAGGACATGACGCTGCTGATGGGGATCGTCGGGGGCTCGGGAAGCGGGAAGACCTCCATCGCCCAGGAGCTGCTCCGGCGGATGCGGGACGAAGGCCTGGACGCCATGCTCCTGGACATGGACGCGTACTACGCGCCCCTGGAGGTGGTGAAGGCCCGGTTCCGCGGCGGCCCCATCAACTGGGACCATCCCCGCGCCTTCGACCTGGAGCTCATGGCCACCCACCTGGAGGCCCTGCGCAACGGCCAGCCCATCCGCAAGCCCATCTACGACTTCAAGACCTCCGACCGGATCGGCTGGGAGGAGCCCATCCACCCCGGCCAGGTCGTGCTCCTGGAGGGCCTGCTCCTCTTCGCCCTGCCCGAGCTGCGGGCCCACCTGGAGGTCAAGATCTTCGTCGACACCGACGCCGACATCCGCATCCTCCGCCGCATCCAGCGGGACACCGCGGAGCGTGGCCGCTCCATCGAGAGCGTGATCGACCAGTACCTCAACTCGGTCCGGCCCATGCACCTGGAATTCGTCGAGCCCAGCAAGCGCTGGGCGGACCTCATCGTGCCCGTGGGCGTGGAGAACACCACCGCCCTGGAGATGCTCCTCAACCACGTGCGGGGCCGATTGTCGGTCTAGGAGGGTGGCCAAGTAATCGCACGTGTCCCTGACTTTTGCGCCAACGAACCCTGCGGCGCGGGAGTCCGGGACACGTGCGATTACTGAGCCGGGCTCCTAGCGTCCCGTTCCCGCCCGTTCCAGGGCCAGTTCCCGGCGGCAGGCCTCCCAGGCCTCCCGGAAGACGGCGCTGCGGGGCTCCAGGTCGAGGGCGGAGGCCAGGAGGGGCAGGGCGGCGGCGGAGTCGCCCCGGAGCAGCAGGCAGAGGCCCGCGTTGTAGGTGGCGGCGGCCAGGACCTCCGGGCTCGTGCCCCAGCGCAGGGCCTCCAGGGAGATCCGGAGGGCCCCTTCCACGTCCCCGGCCTCCAGGCGCGCGAAGGCCTCGGGATTGGGGTCCGGGAAGAAGACGAGGTTCCGGGGCTCCGTCCAGGGCTGGAGCAGCCGGATGATCTGGAGGCCCAGATCCTCCAGGGCCTCGTCCCGGAGGTCGGCCGGCGAGGGGTGGAAGAAGGTCTGGCCCGCGGCCCGCAGTTCCCGCGCCCGGGAGGCCCACAGACAGCGCGACGCCGGGGCGAAGGGGCCGCTGGGCTGCACCACCGCGCCGAGACGGACCACGGTCCGGGCGCAGGCGCGGCCTCCCCGTTGGTTTTCGCCGCGCACCACCTCCTCCACGTCCAGGGCCAGGTTCAAGACCAGGCCGCCCGGTGTGGGGGCCGGGAGGACCCGCAGGCCCGGCCAGGCTTCCGCCTGCCGGACGCAGGCCGCCTGCAGGTCCAGGGAACCCTGGTCGCCGGCGGCCTCGAACACCACCTCCTCGCAGACCCGGCCAAAACCCGGCCGGTGGGCGAGGTCCACCCGGACTTCCGGGAGCACGCGCCGCTGGGGCGAAAGCAGGGGCTTGGGAGGCAGGGAATTCAATACAAACCTTTAATATGCGTTGCTGTCTCCCAGTGCCGCGCGAAGGCCAGGGGTTCCCGGGGTCTGGACCCCGACCTGGGGCACCCGCAGAGGGTAACAGGTGCATGCCCCATGCATCCAATACCCTGCCTGGAAGCTCCAGCCACCGGAGGCCCCATGGAAAAACGCCGCTACCCCCGCACGTCGCTGATTTCCGATACCAGTTCCTCCTTTTCCCTGGGCGGGCAAACGTACGCCAATGTCCATGTCACCAACATCGGCACCCGCGGCTGCTGCCTCCGTTTGCCCGCTTCCACCGCCCCCAGCCTGCGCAGCCGGCCGAACCTGGACAACCTGGTGATCCTCCAGGCTGGCAGCCGCCGCTACGCCATGAAGGGCCGCATTGCCTGGGTGGCGGAGCCCCGCGCCCCGGCCGACGCCTTCCTCCAGGCCGGCGTGGAGTTCACGGAGGACCCGGAGGACTGCGCCCCGGAGGTCACCGAATACCTGGACGCCAACCGGGTGAAATAGACAGCGGGCCCCGAGGGCGGGAGGATGGAACCATGCTGCCCTCCCTCCTGCTTCCCGCCCTGACCCTCCTGGCCGCCACCGACCGGTTCCCCATCCCCCCGGCGCCCGTCCTGGCGCCGCCCCCCGAGGCGGAGCGCACCGACAAGGGGCTGGCCATGGTGGTGCTCAAGCCGGGGCAGGGAGGTGCCCGGCCCGCCCCGTCGGACATGGTGACCCTGGAGTACGCGGCCTGGTCCGAGGACGGGCGCTTGATCGATTCCACCTCCCGCCGGGAGCGGCCCCTCTCCACCACCCTTGATCAGTTAATGAAAGGCATGGGCCAGGCCCTGCGCCTCATGACCCCCGGCGAGAAGCGCCGGATCTGGATCCCCCAGCCCCTGGCCTTCGAAGGCGCCGCGGGGCGTCCGACGGGCACCATCACCATGGAG
Encoded here:
- the udk gene encoding uridine kinase → MTLLMGIVGGSGSGKTSIAQELLRRMRDEGLDAMLLDMDAYYAPLEVVKARFRGGPINWDHPRAFDLELMATHLEALRNGQPIRKPIYDFKTSDRIGWEEPIHPGQVVLLEGLLLFALPELRAHLEVKIFVDTDADIRILRRIQRDTAERGRSIESVIDQYLNSVRPMHLEFVEPSKRWADLIVPVGVENTTALEMLLNHVRGRLSV
- a CDS encoding Kelch repeat-containing protein; this encodes MRPARSTSPVLKADPTVALPGAAGERLDPATGRGRAIGPFGESRTDFQATLMPNGRVLVTGGSTRTATSEWFDPATGRFTAGPALTRPRQGHRALATRDGRLILLGGTDPAAPAEVLDPGASAFKAIPGAVFGVSAEAVDLDEGRVLLIDGQSGAIHAWDGRKATSQKGTLARPRSFFRALRLKDGKVAILGGWPSDARVRGRRPAPGTDLPVEVFNPRWSTLSTWSRLPRPRARHQATLLEDGRICLFGGVGADGETPVAERELLDPVRETVTPAGTLEGNGFPAWAEAAGGGAWFLPEAGRQVLRCAGPLDLPGGKPAGRLANGYLGGILVPLPDGTLLVLGTCAFGDPMDRWDPRTRSCAVAGTLRAGTRDLGLLPDGRVLAAGDVVDLVDPRTGALTPLGWREDLEPLLRTLRPVPAPPGPPPFAAGQVRAGAAVVALDKGRALVAGGSQDGEPSGSLEIWDFKKKALAPAGSAKIRRSAPSALKLNDGTVLIWGAGKE
- the tatC gene encoding twin-arginine translocase subunit TatC, with the protein product MDAATADELQGRMPFAEHLRELRIRLVRSLVVVAAAFAVTYAFRVRLWAWAQVPFLEAMARNLKVRPGELHPWAYTDLAEPFFSLMRLSLWAAAFLAAPAVLLQVWGFISPALRTRERRLMIPFLAATSGMFALGLAFAYTQAFKFLGDILFQEAQGAGLRANLHMEAYLDLFISTLAITGLMFELPVLVFFLARFRILTARGMLKYWRHATIGILVASAFFTPGDVILTTIFFSVVLLGLYAVSVAVAWVAEPRS
- a CDS encoding helix-turn-helix transcriptional regulator, with product MPNASLSIFPVTEVRNLRFQCSEPALHTHPFHQVFVLTRGGGRQIMHGETVEFQAPWALVVPRGQAHLYYPTADAEGWSLGFTEEFLPAGTTLLVTNAFPPGGVALASPGVADRLCAIVKILHEGSSDASTFCPTAQFHLVAAFLQLLHQACQRQRPAEASLSQADHLLFQRFTRLMDEAYRSHWEMTRFAHELRCSQRRLGGICQRILGKSPHAALEERRMIEARRRLAHGTDSIQAIALDLGYEDPSYFAKAFRRVVGQTPTDYRNSRAGMVAGQ
- a CDS encoding CofH family radical SAM protein; amino-acid sequence: MDQTLQDTAAILDKAMGGGRIDEAEALHLLEYASLPDLAAAATAVRDRHNDPGRVSYVIDRNVNYTDVCNVYCTFCAFYHKPGNANGYVLTWEQLKRKAEETKAVGGTGFLLQGGVNPDLPWSYYLELVGFLKDLGIWVHGFSPVEIQMMARLSGQSLEKTLQDLRAAGLGSIPGGGAEILVDRVRRKIAPLKGGPERWLEVMEAAHAIGMKTTGTMMFGITETLAERVEHFRVLRAQQDRALARANGGGHTAFAAWPFQSGHTVWEGKVPRPTDAEYLRTIAVARIYLDNIPHVQSSWVTMGRKTGQMALHYGCDDMGSLMLEENVVSAAGTCYSVNRDEMERMVRGAGYAPWQRDNIYRPVG
- a CDS encoding FKBP-type peptidyl-prolyl cis-trans isomerase; translation: MLPSLLLPALTLLAATDRFPIPPAPVLAPPPEAERTDKGLAMVVLKPGQGGARPAPSDMVTLEYAAWSEDGRLIDSTSRRERPLSTTLDQLMKGMGQALRLMTPGEKRRIWIPQPLAFEGAAGRPTGTITMELELLLVEPSPLLAPPDLAAPPEGAVRLPSGVAYRILRPGDMGGRPTSRSTVTVRYSGWTADGSCFDSTWRTGSKPATLRLNEVIPGWTQVLQTMTPGEKVRVWIPEKQAYKGERGMPQGMLVFDIELVVFF